The DNA sequence CACGCTCGTGCAGGTGCGTGGCGAAAGAGTGTCGCAATCCGTGAATCGACACGTCCTTTGTGATTCCGGCTGCCGCACGGGCCCGTTCAAAGACCTTTTCAGCGCTGCGCTCTGTCAGGTGTCGCGATGGATCCTGTCCCGAAAAGAGCCACGGTCCAGCGCGATAGTTTCTCAAATAATCGCCGAGCGGCGCCCGGACAGCCTTCGCCAACAGAGTGTAACGATCTTTCTTTCCTTTTCCCTGGCGGACCCGAATGACGCCGCGGTCGAGATCCAGATCCGATAAGCGCAATGCCACCAGCTCACTGACGCGCAATCCGGCGGAATAGCAAAGGGTGAGCAGCAGTCGGTGCTTTTCATTTTTCGGCTGCTGAAGCAGACGGTCGACTTCTTCGCGGGAAAGCACGACCGGCAAATGCCGATCGCGCCGGACAGGGGGTATTTCGGCGCCAATCGAGACCCGGCGCACTTTCCCAAAGTAGAATTTCAGCGCTCCGGCGGCGATGCGCAACGAAGTAGCTCCATGACGCTCCGCGATGCCGTGCAGGAATTCGCGCACATCCGCCGGCTGGATTTGCGCGGCTGGTTTCCAGCATTCGAGCAGAAGCTCCCGCGCCCAGTAGTAATAGGCGCGGATTGTTTTGCGACTGTAGTTGCGGATTCGTAGCTCACGTACCAGATCGCCAAGCTCAAAGCATTGGCGCAGGTCCAGCATTCGACCAAGCAATTTACGCATTTGTCGGTGCTGAGCGCTGCCCATTGGCAGCTCGTAAAGATGCTCAGCAACGCGCCGGGCATCCGGCAGGGCGAAACTGAGCCGCTCATGGACGTCGCTAGCGGCGTTTTGTCCGAGCTGCAGGCAAGCCAGCGTTGGACCGCAGTAAATCAGAACAACGCTTCGCGTCGAAATGCGGCCAGGGGTGCTCGGTCGATGCAGAACCATGTCCTGCCAGCGCACGTAGACGCGGCGCGACTCGTTCCGTCCCCTTTTTTCTGCCAGCCCCAGGCACGGCTTCGCCCAGTGAGTCCCAGGCGCTTTTTTCGCCGTCCCCTCACCGAGCTTCAGCAGACCATGTTTTCCAGACCGGCTTGTATGCTTTCAACAATTTTATCATTCATGGTCCCTGGCAATTTGCGGCGCAGTCGCCTCCGGCATCGCTGCGCTGCAGGGCGGCCGGCTGGTTGACGTCGAGGGCGGCGGTCTGGCGGCTGTAGTTGCACATGTCCTCAGTCTATCGCGGACGCCTCGCCCCTTCGCCCACCGGCGATCTGCATCTGGGCCACGCGCGCACCTTCTGGAGCGCATACAGTCGGGCGCGGGAGCGCAAGGGGCTGCTGGTTTATCGGGAGGAGGATCTCGATGTAGCGCGCTGTCGCCCGCAATACGCACAATCGGCGCTGGATGATCTGCGCGCGCTGGGCATCGTCTGGCAGGAAGGGCCGGACATTGGCGGAATGCTTGGTCCGTACAAACAAAGTGAAAGACAGCATTTCTACCAGGCGGCGTGGCGCGCGCTCAAGGCCACAGGCTTGATCTATCCCAGCGCCCATTCGCGCCGCGATGTGCAACGCGCCCTTTCGGCGCCGCAGGGCGAGGAAGAGAGCGAAGCGATCTTTCCCCCGACGCTGCGTCCGCCGCCAGGCGAGGGACAGGATGCGGCCTCGCCCGGCGATTGCAACTGGCGCTTTCGCGTTCCCGACGGCGAAAGCATTGCCTTTCTCGATCGACGACTTGGCCTGCAACGCT is a window from the Leptospirales bacterium genome containing:
- a CDS encoding site-specific integrase, with the protein product MVLHRPSTPGRISTRSVVLIYCGPTLACLQLGQNAASDVHERLSFALPDARRVAEHLYELPMGSAQHRQMRKLLGRMLDLRQCFELGDLVRELRIRNYSRKTIRAYYYWARELLLECWKPAAQIQPADVREFLHGIAERHGATSLRIAAGALKFYFGKVRRVSIGAEIPPVRRDRHLPVVLSREEVDRLLQQPKNEKHRLLLTLCYSAGLRVSELVALRLSDLDLDRGVIRVRQGKGKKDRYTLLAKAVRAPLGDYLRNYRAGPWLFSGQDPSRHLTERSAEKVFERARAAAGITKDVSIHGLRHSFATHLHERGIDIRYIQKLLGHASTRTTEIYTHVARNDVLRLKSPLDD